A section of the Flavobacterium ardleyense genome encodes:
- the hutI gene encoding imidazolonepropionase — protein MLLIKNIKELLQIRDKNVKILSGAEMKELPSISNAYLLIEDDLIKDFGPMDRIPTVANATIIDADGKTILPTWCDSHTHLVYAGNREQEFVDRINGLSYEEIANRGGGILNSAKKLNATSEDQLYNESKIRLEEVMRLGTGAIEIKSGYGLTVEGELKMLRVIKRLSENYPVAIRATFLGAHAFPAEYKEDHKGYIDMLCNELMPKIAEEKLAQYVDVFCETGYFSVEETERIMKSGKEFGLVPKIHVNQFTIIGGIEAAVKAEALSVDHLEVLNDSDIEVLRNSKTIAVALPSCSYFISIPYTPARAIIDAGLPLAIATDYNPGTTPSGNMNFVVATSCIKMKMTPEEAINAATLNGAYAMGLENTHGSITIGKKASFIMTEKIASFYELPYSFGTNLIDQVYIDGKVVS, from the coding sequence ATGCTTTTAATCAAGAATATTAAAGAACTGCTACAAATACGAGACAAGAATGTAAAAATACTTTCGGGCGCTGAAATGAAAGAACTCCCTTCTATCAGCAATGCGTATTTGCTTATTGAAGACGACCTCATTAAAGATTTTGGACCTATGGATAGAATTCCAACGGTAGCTAATGCAACTATAATTGATGCCGACGGTAAAACCATACTCCCAACCTGGTGTGATAGCCACACACACCTTGTATATGCCGGAAATCGTGAGCAAGAATTTGTTGATAGGATAAATGGCCTGTCCTATGAAGAAATAGCCAATCGCGGCGGAGGAATTTTAAACTCGGCAAAAAAACTAAATGCTACATCAGAAGATCAGTTGTACAATGAGTCAAAAATACGATTAGAAGAAGTTATGCGACTTGGCACTGGAGCAATTGAAATTAAGTCAGGTTATGGTCTAACTGTAGAAGGAGAATTGAAAATGCTTCGTGTAATCAAGCGACTATCAGAAAACTACCCTGTTGCTATTAGAGCCACATTTCTTGGCGCGCACGCTTTTCCGGCGGAGTATAAAGAAGATCACAAAGGATATATTGATATGCTTTGCAATGAATTAATGCCCAAAATTGCAGAGGAGAAATTAGCGCAGTATGTAGATGTCTTTTGTGAAACCGGTTATTTTTCGGTGGAAGAAACAGAACGAATTATGAAAAGTGGAAAAGAGTTTGGCTTAGTACCAAAAATTCACGTAAATCAATTTACAATTATTGGCGGAATTGAAGCTGCGGTTAAGGCTGAAGCACTATCTGTAGACCATTTGGAAGTTTTAAATGACTCAGATATTGAAGTGTTGCGAAATTCGAAAACAATCGCGGTTGCACTGCCATCTTGCTCGTATTTTATTAGTATCCCTTATACTCCTGCTCGCGCGATTATCGATGCTGGATTACCCTTAGCAATTGCAACCGACTATAATCCCGGAACAACTCCTTCGGGAAATATGAATTTTGTGGTAGCAACCTCCTGCATCAAAATGAAAATGACGCCCGAAGAGGCAATAAATGCTGCAACCTTAAATGGCGCCTATGCAATGGGACTAGAAAATACCCACGGTAGCATTACAATTGGTAAAAAAGCAAGCTTTATAATGACAGAGAAAATTGCATCTTTTTATGAGCTGCCGTATTCTTTCGGAACAAATTTAATTGACCAGGTTTATATAGATGGGAAAGTAGTAAGCTAA
- a CDS encoding GAS domain-containing protein: MENQTNNSNLKAIIVILAILLIGSLGYMYKMSSDAKSTQSVLVSEKSAVMNDLTALKANYDKAIAENTSMSDELIAERDKVIKLIAELDKSKGDVKSLAKYRDQYRALEKKMAGLMKEVAMLKQANAQLTTERDSTIVALGRAQTFNDTLVIQNENLAKAVEKGSAVSVMNLRTQAIKERNSGKQIVTDKARRADKLKVCFSLAANTLAKSGSRNYYVQIIDSKNNVLGEKKTETFGDMSLTYSFVTTVPYENKSVDVCELIAGSDFEKGTYFVNIFDKGTLVSKTSFDLR; encoded by the coding sequence ATGGAAAACCAAACAAACAATTCTAATCTGAAAGCTATCATTGTCATTCTGGCAATACTATTAATTGGTAGTTTAGGATATATGTACAAAATGAGCAGTGATGCAAAAAGCACACAATCTGTTCTTGTGAGCGAAAAGTCGGCGGTTATGAATGACTTAACTGCGTTAAAAGCAAACTATGACAAAGCAATTGCAGAAAACACCTCAATGTCTGATGAATTGATTGCAGAGCGTGATAAAGTTATAAAACTGATTGCTGAACTTGACAAGTCTAAAGGCGATGTAAAATCTCTTGCCAAATATAGAGATCAATACAGAGCACTAGAAAAAAAGATGGCAGGGCTTATGAAAGAGGTAGCAATGCTTAAACAAGCAAACGCACAACTTACAACAGAACGCGATAGTACAATTGTGGCTTTGGGTAGAGCACAAACTTTTAATGACACTCTTGTTATACAAAATGAAAACCTTGCAAAAGCGGTTGAGAAAGGTTCGGCAGTTTCAGTAATGAACCTAAGAACACAAGCTATAAAAGAAAGAAATTCTGGAAAACAGATTGTAACAGATAAAGCTAGAAGAGCTGACAAACTTAAAGTTTGCTTTTCGTTAGCGGCAAATACTCTTGCAAAAAGTGGAAGTAGAAATTATTATGTTCAAATTATCGATTCGAAAAATAATGTATTAGGTGAGAAGAAAACTGAAACTTTTGGTGATATGAGTCTTACTTACAGTTTTGTAACTACGGTACCATACGAAAATAAATCAGTAGATGTATGTGAACTAATTGCTGGTTCAGATTTTGAAAAAGGGACATACTTTGTGAATATCTTTGACAAAGGAACTCTTGTGAGCAAAACTAGTTTTGACTTAAGATAA